The DNA region AAAGGTACTTTTGAGCAAAAGGATCGTGCTTTTTACCTAAGGCGAGAACTTGCTTAGCGCTTTGATAAGAAAGGGGGACTTGGTTTAAATTGGGATAAAATTGGCCAAGTGAAATTTTCACATTATCAATATCATGTTGAGTTAACTGCATTAATAGTTCATCAATACGCTGGCTTTCATGATTATGACTCCATGATTTTGGTTCAGTTTTACAAGGCTTTAAAACCACAATCTCATTCATGGCAACGACTGCTACTAAGTTATTACGCTGCGGAAATTCGAGTAAATCAACGATTTTTCTTATGGTGGTGAGGTAATCGTTTGAGGTGTTCTTTTGTACTTCAATGACCACCGCTACTCTAGGGTCGGTTAGGCTAAGATTTAATCTTTGCGCCCAGTGATTCAGTTCATCTTGTTCTAGCTCGCCATTTACCCAAGAGGATATGAACTCTTCAACATGGCGCTTATCCCACTGCAGTTGTTCAATCAGCAACGATCGTTCAATGATTAATTCTGATGTCATTTTGACCATGGCGGCATAGTTACGAATATCGTCTGGATTACCGGTAATTCCCACTACGCCAATTATCTCTTGGTTGTATTTGAGTAATAAGTTAATACCGGGTTTTACCCCTTTTAAGCCATGGCTGCTTTGTTCGGTAATTTCAACCGTATCACCATGATTGATGGCTAATAGTGCGCCATCGTGAATTTGACCAATACGCAGGGAGTCACCGCTACTAATGATGATGCCGTATTGATCCATGACATTGATATTCGTACCGATGATTTTCATGGTCCGATCAACAATTTGCTGCGCGAGTTTATCATCAAGTAGCATTGTCAAATATCCTTACCGATACGCTGAGGTGAGTCTCTTTAAGGGTAGAGTAACGGGCAGGAAAATGGACGCCATGAATAAAGTATATAATTGTGATTTTGCACAACTTTTATAAGGCGTCGATAAAATGATAATGAGGGAGAGTTTGGCGTTATCCCTCTCTGTCAGACTAGTTGTCGCGCTTAATATTCAACCATTAAACAGAGGGCGTGGAGTAACAATGAAACATTATTCAGCGCAAAGCAAAGAGTCGGCTCTTCAGAAGATGATGCCTCCAAATAATATAGCAATAGCCCAATTATCAATCGAGATGGGGATTGGTGAATCAACCTTGTATAATTGGCGAAAACAAGCAATTGATAAGGGGCATTTAGTGCCAGGTGATGGAAAGAATGCTGAGCAGTGGTCATCAGCAAATAAATTCTCAGTCGTGTTGGAAACAGCCTCTTTAAATCAAGCTGAGTTAGCGGAATATTGCCGAGGCAAAGGTCTTTATGTGGAACAAGTATCGGCTTGGCGAAATGCGTGTATAGATGCAAACGCTAACGTTAAAGAGCAAGAAAAAGCCTTCTCCACCGAAACAAAGAAAGATAAAAAACAGATCAATCAATTAGAAAAGGAGCTACGTCGAAAAGATAAGGCACTCGCTGAAACCGCAGCACTATTGGTGTTAAGAAAAAAAGCAAATGCGATCTGGGGGGAAGCCGAGGACGAATGATCCTCGACTCAGCTCGCATTCAAGCAGTTAAACTAGTTAATGAAGCTGTGAGTTCTGGTGCGCCAAAGTTTAAAGCTTGCCGTGAACTTGGGATCAGTGTCCGGACGTATCAACGTTGGACTGTTGACGGGAACATAAAAACAGATGGTAGACCAATATCTCAGCGCCCTGAGCCAAAAAATAAGCTATCAAAAGCAGAGAGAGATAACATATTAGCCATCGTTAATAGCGATGATTTTAAGAGCTTACCACCAAGCCAAATCGTCCCTACATTAGCAGATGAGGGTATTTATCTTGCTTCTGAATCAACATATTATCGTGTTCTTCATGAAGAAAAACAGCAAAACGCTCGCGGACGTAGTCAGATAAAAGAGAGAAAAGTACCGACGACACACTGTGCTACAGGGCCAAACCAAGTGTGGTGTTGGGATATTACTTGGTTACCAGGCCCCGCTAAAGGGCTGCATTTTTATTTATATTTGATACTCGATATATTTAGTCGAAAGATTGTTGGATGGGAAATTCATGATGACGAATCAGCAGAAAATGCATCAATATTAATTAAGAAAGCTCATTTAAAAGAAGGAGTTAAAGATAATCCTCTGGTACTGCATTCGGATAATGGAAGCCCAATGAAAGGCTCATCAATGCTTGAAACACTTTATAGTTTAGGTGTCGTGTCGTCTTTTAATCGTCCTAGGGTGAGCAATGATAATGCTTATGCTGAGTCGATATTTAAAACGTGTAAATATCGCCCTGACTATCCGTATAAAGGGTTTTCAACAATTGATGAGGCGCGTAGTTGGGTGTTGAAATTTAGCCACTGGTATAATTTTAACCACAAACATAGTGGCATCAAATACGTCAGCCCACATCAAAGGCATTCAGGATTAGCGGGTGACATATTGGCTAATAGAAAAGAAGTTTATCAAGGTGCTAAAGATGCTCACCCTGAGCGCTGGAGCGGTAATATCCGTAATTGGGATTTACCAAAAGAAGTGTACTTAAACCCTGAACAAAATAGTGTCAAGGCTGAGAGTGCATAACGTAGTGATCGCGACAACTAGTTTGACAAACACCGTTATGAAGCCAAATGAAAAGCTTGTTTTAGTCTAAGTAAGTAATCGTCATCTCGACATAAACTCTTACCAGGTTCATCCGAAATTTTAGCGACTGGTTTGCCTTGGCAAGCCGTGAGCTTTAAGACGATGTTTAAACTGGTCACTTCAGGAATATCGCAAGTGAGTTTCGTGCCAATACCAAAGCTGGTTTGTACGCGGTTTACAAAATGACGATAGATTTCGGTGGCTTTTTCAAGCGAAAGTCCATCAGAGAAGACCAATAACTTTTCTTTTGGGTCGATGCTCAAGTGCTGATAATGCGCAATGGCTTTTTCACCCCATGCTATAGGATCGCCACTATCATGACGTAAACCAATAAAAGCGTGCGCTAAGGCGGGCGAGAAGTCTCTTAAAAAAGCGTCCATATTTATGCAATCGGTCAGTGCGATACCGAGTGAATCTGGGTATTCTTGTAGCCAAGTGTGCAGTGCTAACTGTTGTGAGTCGGCGAGTTCACCACTTAATTGTTGATGGGCTTGAAACCATTCATGGGCTTGTGTGCCAACAGGATTTAAGCCTCGGGTAAAGGCCAAGTAGTAGTTTGATGTGCCATTAAAATATGGAAAGTGTTCGACTAATTCATCAACAATTTTTGCTTGTATAGACTTTGAAAAACGGCGACGAGTACCAAAATCAATTAAAGAAAAGCCAGTTAAATCGAGATCTTGTGTTTGATGTTCAAACTGATAAAGCTTTTGATGCAAACGTGACGTAGCGTCTTGTGTCGTAACATTCGGATAACGAGTTCGACCTCGAATTTCACTGATAATTGCTAATAATGGAACTTCCCACAAAATCACATCAAGCCATTTTCCCTCAATGGTAATCGCAAGTTGTTCTCCTTGGTTATCGAGCGTGACTTGCTCTATATTAAACTGAAAAGTTTTAAGGTAATCAATATAGTCAGGCTGGAAAAAAGGGAGCTTAGATAAATAATCAAGTTCATCACTTTGAAAATTTAATTGGCATAAGTAAGAGATTTGATCGTGAATTTCATTAAGATAAGGGCGTAAATCTTCTTGGCTTCGACAGTGAAATTCAGCCACCACATCGACATTGGGATATTGATGAAAAACCGCTTGCTGCATATGCAACTTATAAGCGTCGGTATCCAATAAGGATGTAATGATAGGATGGTGTTTCTCGGGAAGTGAGTCAGTCATAGCCAGTTTTCAAATAACAACGATTCGAGTATCTTACCTGACAAGTGTATCAATGGGAAAGAGACATCCTAATAGAATGTGTTTAGCGATATAAAAATCCCAGAATAGGCTCTGGGATTTTAATTTTTTGATTATTAGCTTCTAATTTGAATCAGTGACTTTATTCATACACTTTAGCCAATATTAATTATTCGAGTGTAGCTCACTGTTTAATTCAACCGCAGATTTATTGGTTAAACATTCAATCTTGCCTGTTATTGAATTACGGCGGAATAGTAGATCCGGTTTACCTGATAAATCGCGAGCTTTAACGATTTCGACTTCATTGCCAGATGCATCAAGCATGGTGACTTTAGTACCTGCGGTAATGTATAAGCCAGATTCAATTGTGCAACGATCGCCTAGTGGGAAACCTAATCCAGCATTTGCCCCAAGTAGACTGTTTTCGCCAATCTTGATTACAACTTTACCACCACCAGAAAGCGTACCCATAATTGATGCGCCACCGCCAATATCAGAACCTTCACCCACCATAACACCAGCAGAAATGCGTCCTTCTACCATGCTGATACCGGTTGTGCCTGCATTGAAGTTAATGAAACCTTCATGCATAACGGTTGTACCTTCGCCCACATGTGCGCCAAGACGAACACGAGATGTATCAGCAATACGAACGCCAGTTGGAACAATGTAATCGACCATTTTCGGGAATTTATCCACACAATCGACAGTGATCACTTCGCCTTTTAAGCGAGCTTCTATCTGACGAGAAGCTAATTCAGGTAGATCAATAGGGCCTTGATTAGTCCATGCAATATTGTGTAGTAGGCCAAAAATACCATCAAGGACAATGCCGTGTGGTTTCGCTAAACGGTGAGAAATTAATTGCAGTTTTAAGAAGCCTTCAGCAACCGATGTTGGTTGTTCATCCGTCGCAAGGATAACAAGTACGAATGGTTGCGATGATTGAACGGCTTTTTCAGCAAAGTCCGCATTTGCAACATCGGCATTCGCGGCAAAAGCGGTTGAAAGCTCGCCAGCAACTTCAGGGCTGATTTCAATGACTTGATTACCTTTAGAATATCCCGATACTTGAGCAACAGCTGCGACTAAAGCATCTGATGGGTTAATAATTGGATTAGGGAAGAATGCTTCGATGATTTTTCCATCGCGGTTTTTCGTTGCGGTGCCAAAGGCAAGGGCGAAATTAGCCATTTAAAGGTCTCTCCATGTAAAAATATCGGGCAAAGATCATTTATTTTGCCCATTGA from Vibrio casei includes:
- a CDS encoding IS3 family transposase (programmed frameshift), whose amino-acid sequence is MKHYSAQSKESALQKMMPPNNIAIAQLSIEMGIGESTLYNWRKQAIDKGHLVPGDGKNAEQWSSANKFSVVLETASLNQAELAEYCRGKGLYVEQVSAWRNACIDANANVKEQEKAFSTETKKDKKQINQLEKELRRKDKALAETAALLVLRKKAKCDLGGSRGRMILDSARIQAVKLVNEAVSSGAPKFKACRELGISVRTYQRWTVDGNIKTDGRPISQRPEPKNKLSKAERDNILAIVNSDDFKSLPPSQIVPTLADEGIYLASESTYYRVLHEEKQQNARGRSQIKERKVPTTHCATGPNQVWCWDITWLPGPAKGLHFYLYLILDIFSRKIVGWEIHDDESAENASILIKKAHLKEGVKDNPLVLHSDNGSPMKGSSMLETLYSLGVVSSFNRPRVSNDNAYAESIFKTCKYRPDYPYKGFSTIDEARSWVLKFSHWYNFNHKHSGIKYVSPHQRHSGLAGDILANRKEVYQGAKDAHPERWSGNIRNWDLPKEVYLNPEQNSVKAESA
- the pncB gene encoding nicotinate phosphoribosyltransferase — protein: MTDSLPEKHHPIITSLLDTDAYKLHMQQAVFHQYPNVDVVAEFHCRSQEDLRPYLNEIHDQISYLCQLNFQSDELDYLSKLPFFQPDYIDYLKTFQFNIEQVTLDNQGEQLAITIEGKWLDVILWEVPLLAIISEIRGRTRYPNVTTQDATSRLHQKLYQFEHQTQDLDLTGFSLIDFGTRRRFSKSIQAKIVDELVEHFPYFNGTSNYYLAFTRGLNPVGTQAHEWFQAHQQLSGELADSQQLALHTWLQEYPDSLGIALTDCINMDAFLRDFSPALAHAFIGLRHDSGDPIAWGEKAIAHYQHLSIDPKEKLLVFSDGLSLEKATEIYRHFVNRVQTSFGIGTKLTCDIPEVTSLNIVLKLTACQGKPVAKISDEPGKSLCRDDDYLLRLKQAFHLAS
- the dapD gene encoding 2,3,4,5-tetrahydropyridine-2,6-dicarboxylate N-succinyltransferase, with product MANFALAFGTATKNRDGKIIEAFFPNPIINPSDALVAAVAQVSGYSKGNQVIEISPEVAGELSTAFAANADVANADFAEKAVQSSQPFVLVILATDEQPTSVAEGFLKLQLISHRLAKPHGIVLDGIFGLLHNIAWTNQGPIDLPELASRQIEARLKGEVITVDCVDKFPKMVDYIVPTGVRIADTSRVRLGAHVGEGTTVMHEGFINFNAGTTGISMVEGRISAGVMVGEGSDIGGGASIMGTLSGGGKVVIKIGENSLLGANAGLGFPLGDRCTIESGLYITAGTKVTMLDASGNEVEIVKARDLSGKPDLLFRRNSITGKIECLTNKSAVELNSELHSNN
- a CDS encoding sugar diacid recognition domain-containing protein; the protein is MLLDDKLAQQIVDRTMKIIGTNINVMDQYGIIISSGDSLRIGQIHDGALLAINHGDTVEITEQSSHGLKGVKPGINLLLKYNQEIIGVVGITGNPDDIRNYAAMVKMTSELIIERSLLIEQLQWDKRHVEEFISSWVNGELEQDELNHWAQRLNLSLTDPRVAVVIEVQKNTSNDYLTTIRKIVDLLEFPQRNNLVAVVAMNEIVVLKPCKTEPKSWSHNHESQRIDELLMQLTQHDIDNVKISLGQFYPNLNQVPLSYQSAKQVLALGKKHDPFAQKYLFEDFRIPVLLTPLTNSWQGEQLSQSIIKLKQRDKSGQLMKTLYSLFEHQGNLKHCSENLYIHRNTLRYRLNKIEEITQISPHTFNGLVELYIAAQITK